aaCGACGTTGTAATGGTTTGAATGGTTTtatagggatttgtattggttttaatggaaactgtaatggttctactggtatgtgatggattctactggtgggatgttaaatcctattggaataatgcccaaaacacactacaaaaaggcattttgtaatggttttaatggaaaaagctaatggttcataatggaattttattgtaaaccattagaatttctgtaatggtttctgttggggttctattttttttcagcagggactattatagtttcctttaaaaccaatacaaatcctattataaccattaaatccattaaagTTTCTATAGTGTTTTGGGCAGGTTTGTATTGATTTTTAGGGGTCTTGATTGAGCTAGGGGGTAGAGTCATatgctttgtgttttattacaaTGAGAAAACTTAAAGAGACTCATGACATTTTATTACTCACAACAATAGAAAAATACACTAGAGGGTGTAAAGATGCCTTACGTTGTGTTGTATTTGAAACACCACACAAATGACATCATTGGGTAAAAGTtggtctttttctctctttgtcttTCTGACGTCTCTGTACAGTCGATACACATCGGCAGCTCTCGCCTAGAGCCTCCTAAACCAGACAAGCAGTTCCTCATCTCTCCCCCTGCGTCGCCCCCTGTAGGCTGGGAGCAGTCGCAGGATGCCACGCCGTTCATCAACTACGACCTGCTGCGTGCCGTGACTAAACTTGGACCAGGTATAAAATACTCAGCATCACGTCTTTTTTTACTCCAATAAATATGATCATGTTTATCATCATTTGATACCAGCACGCTCTACTGGTGAGGCTGGAAGAACAGgtgctttcatttttttagggTTCTCAGTTTTACATTCACGGTAGCACATTGTGtttaaatatgataaatatgatatatttattgctaaagaaaaatttgtcaaaatgtattttaggtGAGCAATACGAGCTCCACACGGGAACCACCAACACGCCCAGTGTGATCGTACACGTGTGTGAAGACGACAGCTCGGAGGGCGAAGAGGAGACGGAGGGCAGCAAACGCGCTCGCCCCAAAATCATCCAGACCCGTCGTCCGGACTACGTCCCTTCAGTAAACCAGTGAGAGAGCCGTTCTGGGTGATTTCATTTGCCTGACCAACATGGAAAGACCAGGAACCTGCAGTTTGTCATCCTGACCACCAGAGGGTGTTGAGCGCCAGCCTCTTCCTAGTTGGCGAGAGAGTTGACCATTCTCATAATCTCAAGTTCATTTTTTATCGTCCATCGCTGATGGAATCAGGGACTTGGCAAGTTTCTCTCGTCTTAAGAATGTCATTATTTGCTTGACATCGCGACTGTGTAATAGCGATCACATCCGGAGGAGTTTTTGTGTAGCACAGAAAGCTGAACATTGTGTCTGAAGTGTTGAGTGTGTATTGTGTCGGGGCCACGTGTGTTCATCGTCATTATCATGTAGCGTTCCTACCAGCTTTTTAAAAAGTCATTGTCGCTGAAGTACTTCTCAAGCTCCTTTAAGTATTAAGCACTTTAAGAATAGAGCCTTATAACGTGGTAAGCAGACAACATCCTGAAGTACTCGTCTTTGTATATAGAGCGCAACGGTGATCGCTCGCATGTCCAGCACTCGTGGAAGTGTGTTTCccatttattttttcctgaGAGAATTCTTGTTTCATTCTTCAGAGTATTTAACCCCAACCTAAATCAAACTGCTTAAGCACCAAGTGTTGAAAAATATGACAGATATCAAGGGCGTAATGAGCTAGAGAACTGCTATCCCATGAAGCATTGCGATTGACACAACCATGAGGTTGTGGAGGAGCCTGACCATTtgatcctgtcaatcattttacaaTAAGACTGAATAGTCGTGAAACTGTAGATTAGTCCAGAGCCGTTGAAAGAGAGTCGTGATAACGGAAGTTCACATTTTTCaggtgtcacgtgattcatggagcattcagatagttccaggaagttatgttttctctttaaatggtttatttggttatttttttattgaaacggGTTAAAAGTTTGTCACAACGTTCTGTTTAGCCACAGCTCCAtgagttactagtaacttccgggaactattgagaggctccatgaaccgccattgctgtgaagtcaatggagttgacGCAACgctctctctcaacggctctggaTTACACTCTAGAGTCTAGACTAAGTATAAAATAGAATATATTGGGAATTTATTGTATAAAATtgcagctgtggaaaaaattaaaagaccattttcagtttttgttaatttactatttatattaattatattatattaattaatcaTTCTGTTAATTAGTAACAGTAGTTCtcccaaatgtcaaataaatattaaatatactgGAGAAACAGTTGAAAATAACAGataatatgctctgtatttttcaggcctcaaatactgcaaagaaaacaagtatatatttacttttaaacaatacgacagtaatatttctacatgtattaaGGAAACGTTCAAAAGgtattctttttttgttgtttttctcacagttttcatgtgacttgtcgtgctgtcagtctttcacattgctgttggatgactttgtcactcccgaggtttgattttgtttggccacaatacatctagaaatgatgattaaatgaacatttggaatgctcTCGTTTTTTGCTGCGGCATATACGGTATGCTTGAGTACATCATTATACAATATTTGATTCGATTTTGACTTGTTAGTGTAGTGTAGAAGTCggcaaatatatttatttgaaatgaaatgacattGCACGAGCAGAAATCCTCACTTAATGCCAGAGCTCAAGTTAGATGAAGGTTATGAATCAAAGTACAGAGGAATGTAACCTCCTCAACACAGCCATCGTGCGCTCATGATCGTGTTACCAGAATCGCTCCGTTGTGCTCTACTGTCTCTGGAGATGTTTGCATTACTCTAGATGTTCTCATGTCATCCAGCAATTTCAAGCAACGGTAATGTACTGTGTATATTTGATGTATTTGAATGTAGCTCATATCTTGACTATTTCAGGATTTCTATcagaaaataagaaataatCAGCTAGCAGGAGTGTGAGGAGAGCTTAACCTACCTTTAATAAAACCATCTTGACCCAAGACGTGAATCTCAAGTTTATTTGTGTATTATGGAAATGAGGTTCTTGTGATCTTATTAGTTTTATGACCATACAGTGCTGCACACAGATCGGTTGTTATTTGttaaaaacactgaaaacaaaagaaaatatttggagaaatgttttggtggTTTTGTCAATGGAAGTCattggagttcagtgttgtttgcttaccagcgtcttctgtgttctgcagaaagtcagacaggtttggagtgacatgaggatgagtaaatgagtaatttcattttggggtgaacaatccctttaagacGGTGGATATGTTTTACTGCAGACTTTGTTTTATCAGGAAAATCTTGGTCAAAAGGTCGACATCTTGCCATGGTCATATTTCTGTGGCTTACAGTTCATCTCATAAACAATTGAACGGAGCCACCTGCTGGTGTATGGatgactaaacctgcaaaaattataaataaatgaatgtataaatatataaacgaataaatgtaataatatgaaaataaatacaggaatgaatggtttgataaaacaaaataattcgttttagctattattgatcttagctttaacttttcttttcattttttaaattgatttattattttttgtgtccatttttaattatttttaattattattattatttatttttagattattttatttatcatttccttttatttttacatttatttatttatacgtttatttatttttatatttatttattatcgcatgtatttattttcacttttatttatttattcttgtatttattcttacttttctgtgtcttgtatgataattagatgggttggtcttgcctactattggttcagcgtagattgaagcgtttgatcgattactcttgacttgttttggactaacgtcacgtcactcactgatcgtttgcttcgtgtataacgttaagtaactatggcgggcgcacaattagctagagagttacagcatttagccaatgaagtcgataaccatgcatcaaatgtgtcattcagattagatgcatttattgaggatttattacagattgacggtgagataaatgacaaaattcttcaaaatctgtgcgagtcagggggtgctaaggtggtgaccaagttccggttacaggtcctctgccaaagaggtgcatgaacgacctcagcagattcgtcgattctgaaagcacaagacgacttgatattaagatgtctaataaacacagactttcttgttacatgattttgacattcttgttaagattgcaaattattggtatgatcgcccgtaacggctgaagcgaggtgaaaaaataaataaagcgatttgtcacgggattcgtacccatacaataaagcgaggcagcgtgtcactacggtaccaaccacactaagctatttcgcaatgctagctgctgcggatctttgcaataatatcaagatgtcacacaacaatatgcagctggatgaatcaagggaatatgcccgttttaacttgtgacctttgtgttatttatctcttatggaatgtagtttacgagtaccgtttagtaaccacgtctttttagaaggaatggtttccatttgatggcccctgtagtgaaagaacgatgctcattactaccgtgttaacttttgacttaagttcactatgtctcaattcatttacattatgttacatcatgttacattaaatctttacgctttttctaaccgaaaggctgcttataactatcacgttgacaaagcgttagcttgcgacttcggtttacaagctcatctgtgtagttaaaccttattacattttgtgctttatgattttcaccagttgaactgtaacgccaccatagcatagcaccctctgactcgcacagactttgaatgtgctgcaaagaggctaacaaccgagggagaactttgtcatttatctcgccgtcaatctgtaataaatcatcaataaatgcatctaatctgaatgacacacagtcatttgatgcatggttatcgacttcattggctaaatgctgtaactctctagctaattgtgcgcccgccaaacgatcagtgagtgacgtgacgttagtccaaaacaagtcaagagtaatcgatcaaacgcttcaatctacgctgaaccaatagtaggcaagaccaacccatctaattatcatacaagacacagaaaagtaagaataaatacaagaataaataaataaaagtggaaataaatacatgcgataataaataaatataaaaataaataaacgtataaataaataaatgtaaaaataaaaggaaatgataaataaaataatctaaaaaaataaataataataattaaaaataattaaaaatggacacaaaaaataataaatcaatttaaaaaatgaaaagaaaagttaaagctaagatcaataatagctaaaacgaattattttgttttatcaaaccattcattcctgtatttattttcatattattacatttattcgtttatatatttatttatttatacattcatttatttataatttttgcaggtttagtcctccatagctGGTGATGCTTTCAGTCAATGAGCAATGTTTTACAGTtcatacaataaataaaaatgatatgatGTTATATAACAGTCTATATATTTCATGGTAAAATgcttttatgtaaatatatcatataaactgctataaataaaaaataaccagTAGACAAAGAACAgctataaaaagcatttttattacaaacatcAAGAggtaataaataaaatctgAGTATCAAAGAGACGTTGCAGTAACGCATGATGTCCAGATTAGCATCTGAATCCGCAGCAGATTGAACAAATGTCTACACACGACATGCTGATACtctcctgaaacacacaaacactattCAAATCATGCTGGATTTCACTGGATCTATGGAGCTCCGGAGGTTGACGTCACGCAATCTGAACTCCGCCATTTTGGCAGGCATTCAGGGGAGCGCTAGAGCGGCTGTTGACAGTGGTCAAACAATCCTTTAAAACCAGGCTGTATAGACTTTACAAATCCTACTATTTGAACATGATGGACAGCTGCTGTGCGCCGGGACAGGCGGGGAAAACGAAGGGCAAATCATTTGATCATATTCCTAACTAAGGATCCTGAATCCCCGATAAACTGCAATAAAACGTGCTAACCAACACGTCACTGCTAACgttatctctccctctctgtcgtTATGCTGCCAAATCCTAAACGGGACACATGAGAGCAGCACTCGCCTAACGTTAGTCCAGCTGTGCAATCTCAGTGAGCTTTTAACACAACCTCATCGTGTCTGACCAGCACCCATGGCTTCAATGGAGGGTCATTGAGCTTTTTGGGAATGTTTAACCTGCAAGATCAGCGATTTAGCTATTCTGGCTACAAACAAACAAGGACAGCTAGGGTCGACGTTAGCTAACAACACGGTTGACTTACCCTTCCAATGACGACCAAGCGGGTTAAAGCCGGCAGACTCCAAAGTTGAACATCCATTACAAAGTGTTTAAATCAATTTTTACCACTGCAGGCTTTTAAAGAGTCTCCGGAGTAATGTAGGACGATGAAAGGTTGATGAGGTATTCTAGATATTAGAATCCTGCAGGTCAGGAAATCTAGCTGTTTCTTTATTGATACGCGTTAAAAGCACCCCGAGGGCATTGTAGGGATCTGTTATGTTTAATGTCGTTTGAATTCAAGTGCGTAGTGAACTCCGTTGCCTCGATACTCATTCATTTCATATTGGCTCCCGTCTGTCCTCGCCTGCCAGGATGGCGGTGTAAACAGAAAAGGTCACGTGACTGCCGGAGCTCTATTGAACTacaaatgcttttaaatcaAATATGAATTCTTATTTGTGCCTTTGACGCATATACCTGCTCACAAACTCATGAGGTCAATCATCCTTCTTGTCATCGATGATTTCTTGACTTTTCTTCTTTTCCATGTGCTGTTTGAGGGCGGCTTCTGCTTTCTTACTTTGATAGATCTTCACTCCAGCAAATGCCAAACACAACAACAGAGTTTTAGCTGCCAGTATGTAGAGCAGCAAAGGAACATTATCCAAAGCCTAGAAAACAATTCAGTCACAACAAATGTGACAAAACTATgacaataatattattaaacatcACAAATGCATTAAGAAGTATGCGTGCATTAATAATACGACTCTTTTTCATACAATGATAGATAGTCCATAATGACCATGTCTGTTAAGTTTCAAAAACGActgccaaaaaaataaaaacataagtgTGTTTGACTTCTGCAAAATAATCCTAATTTCGTGAATTCATTTGATATAAAATCTTCATGTTCAAAGCGCCACACAGTGTTTGGGTACATTTTCATTATCCCCACAAAATGTCTTAAACAAAACTTCCTTTCCTGGATATAGCTGTAAATTTTAGAC
This sequence is a window from Triplophysa rosa linkage group LG4, Trosa_1v2, whole genome shotgun sequence. Protein-coding genes within it:
- the rcan1b gene encoding calcipressin-1, with the translated sequence MQQSEASEVQLSDQPNALIACKVAEDVFNEHHLKEQFEALFREFDPGASFQFFKSFRRVRINFTDVLAAAEARVKLHKSDFNGKEMRLYFAQSIHIGSSRLEPPKPDKQFLISPPASPPVGWEQSQDATPFINYDLLRAVTKLGPGEQYELHTGTTNTPSVIVHVCEDDSSEGEEETEGSKRARPKIIQTRRPDYVPSVNQ